The genomic stretch AGCCGCGCAGGCCGGTCTGCGCCTCGATCAGGTGAGCCTCGACCCGTTTGGCGTAGTCGTTGATGAACCCCGGCACCTGGACACCGACCAACAGGCCCGCCGCAAACAACACCAGCCGCAGATAACTGAGCAACATCGCAGGATCCTTATTCGGTCTTGCCCTGGCTGACGCATTCGCCGCGCCGCCACAGGCTCCACTGGCCCGGTTCGTAGCGGGTCCAGGTTTCGTTTTCGGTCAAGGGTTCGGTGGCGATCACCGTGACCACGTCGTTGGGCGTGGTTTCGGCCTGGAAATCGACGATCACATCGACGTCCTTCAGCCGCGCCGGGCCGAACGGCGCGCGCCGGGTGATCTGCGCCAGTTTGGTCGAGCAATAGCAGAACAGCCAGTCGCCGTCGCTGAGCAGGCAGTTGAACACGCCTTTGCCGCGGTATTCGGCGCAGGCGGCGACCAGGTCCGGCAGCAGCACTTCGATGTCGACCGGTTCCGGGAACGCGGCGCGCACGCGGTTGAGCAGGTCGCAGAACGCCGCCTCGCTGTCGGTGTCGCCGACCGGGCGGTAGAAGCTCTGCGCCGGCGCGAAGTCCGCCAACTGGCCGTTGTGGGCGAAACACCAGTTGCGCCCCCACAGCTCGCGGACGAACGGGTGGGTGTTGGACAGGCAGACCTTGCCGACGTTGGCCTGGCGGATGTGGCCGATGACCACTTCGCTCTTGATCGGGTAGCGCTGCACCAGGTTGGCGACTTCCGATTCACAGCTGGCCGCCGGATCCTGGAACAGCCGCAACCCGCGCCCTTCGTAGAACGCGATACCCCAGCCGTCGCGGTGCGGGCCGGTGCGGCCGCCGCGCTGCATCAGCCCGGTGAAGCTGAACACGATGTCGGTCGGCACGTTGGCGCTCATGCCCAATAGTTCACACATGTGCAGGTTCCCGTGGCTACAGACGCGGCTCGACCCGCATGCGCTGCGGGTTGCCCGGCAGCGGCGGACGGCCGTAGCGGTCGTCGCCGGCGCCGCCGAAGGGTTGGCCGGCGTCCCGCTCGTCTTCGGCGCGGGCCGCCGCACGGGCGGCTTCGGCCTGCTCCTTGCGGGCGTTGGAGGCCCGTTCGATCGGGAAGCGGATCAGCACGAAGATCAGGTAGATGCCGAAGGCGATCATGCCGTACATCAGCAGTTCGGAGATCGCACGCCAGGCGTTGTTGCCGACCTTGAACAACAGGTCCAGCGCGGTGATGGCCACCGCCGGGGCGTATTTTTCCTTCACCGGGTCGATGATGGTCGGCGCGAACAAAAGCACCGCCACCAGCAGCCGCAGCGGCTCGCGCAGCCAGCGCCACATCCAGCGGGTCATGCGCATCCACACCAGCAGGCAGCCCAAGGCGGCGAAGGCGTAGAGGCCCCAGGCGATCAGATAGTCGTTCTCGGTCATGGTGTCCATGGCAAGGCAGGCAAAGAGGCGCTTATAGTAACGGCTTTTCGCACGGCCGGCTTGCCCCAAAAGACATGCAGCCTGCGGGAGCCGGCCTGCCGGCGACGAGGCCGGCGCGTTCCCCCACAGGATCGGCCCTGCCGTCCCGGCCTGCGAACACCCCATTTCCGAATCTTGTCCTGGAGCCCTCCATGCCCGCATCCGCCAACGCCCCCAGCGCCCCGATCGCCCGCAAGGCCCCCGGCGCCGACCCGTACGCCTGGCTGCAGGAGCGCGACACCGACGCGGTGCTCGACTACCTCAAGGCCGAAAACGCCTACCAGCAGGCACAGACCGCCGATCAGGAAGGCCTGCGCGAAACCCTGTTCGAGGAGATCAAGGGCCGCATCCTGGAAACCGACCTGTCGCTGCCCTCCCCTTGGGGCCCGTACCTGTACTACACCCGCACCACCGCCGGCGACGAATACGCCCGCCATTACCGCTGCCCGCGGCCGGCCGACGGCAGCCTGACCCTGGACGAAAGCCGCGAGCAACTGCTGCTCGACCCCAACGCCCTGGCCAACGGCGGGTTCTTCTCCCTCGGCGCGTTCAGCGTCAGCCCGGACCATCAGCGCCTGGCCTACAGCGTCGATGCCTCGGGGGATGAGGTCTACACCCTGTTCGTCAAGGAGCTGTCCAACGGCAAGGTCAGCGAACTGGCGTTCGAGGACTGCGACGGCAGCATGACCTGGGCCAACGACAGTCTGACCCTGTTCTTCGGCGTGCTCGACGACACCCACCGCCCGCACAGGCTCATGCGCTACCGGCTGGACGGCACCGCCGCCGAAGAGGTGTTCCACGAGCCGGACGGGCGCTTCTTCCTGCATTGCTACCGCTCCAGTTCCGAACAGCAATTGCTGCTGTCGCTGGGCAGCAAGACCACCAGCGAAGTCTGGGCGCTGGACGCCAACCGGCCGCAGGAGGCCTTCACCTGCCTGGCGCCGCGGGTCGAGGATCACGAGTACGACGTCGATCACGGCAAGCTCGACGGCCAGTGGACGTGGTTCATCCGCACCAACCGCGACGGCATCAACTTCGCGCTGTATCACGCCCCCGACACCGGCCACGCCCCGACCGTAGCCGATTGGCAGAACTTGATCCCGCACAGCGACACGGTGATGCTCGACGGCCTGAGCCTGAACGCCGGCGCCCTGACCCTGAGCCTGCGCGAAGGCGGCCTGCCGGTCATCGAAGTCCGCCCCCAGGGCCTGGCGCCCTACCGCGTGCAACTGCCGGACGCCGCCTACAGCCTCTACGTGCAGAACAGCCTGGAGTTCGACAGCGACCGCATCCGCCTGCGCTACGAAGCGCTCAACCGGCCGGCCCAGGTGCGCCAGCTGATCCTGGCCAGCGGCGAACAGGCCGTGCTCAAGCAGACCCCGGTGCTCGGCCCGTTCGATGCCGACGCCTACATCAGCCAGCGCTTGTGGGCCACGGCGCCGGACGGCACCCAAGTGCCGATCAGCCTGGTGGTCAAGCGTGAGAAGCTCGGCCAGCCGGTGCCGCTGTACCTGTACGGCTACGGCGCCTACGGTTCGAGCCTCGACCCGTGGTTCTCCCACGCGCGCCTGAGCCTGCTGGACCGCGGCATGGCCTTCGCCATCGCCCACGTGCGCGGCGGCGGCGAGCTGGGCGAAGCCTGGTACCGCGCCGGCAAGCAGGAACACAAGCACAACACCTTCAGCGATTTCATCGCCTGCGCCGAGCACCTGATCGCCGAGGGCTTCACCACCTCGCCGCAACTGGCGATCAGCGGCGGCAGCGCCGGCGGGCTGCTGATCGGCGCGGTGCTCAACCAGCGCCCGGACCTGTTCGGCGCGGCGATCGCCGAAGTGCCGTTCGTCGACGTGCTCAACACCATGCTCGACCCCGAGCTGCCGCTGACCGTCACCGAATACGACGAGTGGGGCAACCCCGAGGAGCCGGACGTGTACACGCGGATCAAGGCCTACGCGCCGTACGAGAACGTCACCGCCCAGGCCTACCCCGCCACGCTGGTGATCGCCGGCTACAACGACAGCCGCGTGCAGTACTGGGAAGCGGCCAAATGGGTGGCGAAGCTGCGCGCCACCAAGACCGACGACAACCCGCTGCTGCTCAAGACCGAACTGGGCGCCGGCCATGGCGGCATGAGCGGGCGTTATCAGGGATTGCGTGACGCAGCCCTCGAATATGCGTTTGTCTTCAAGGTTCTGGGGATCGCCTGAGGAACTCCGCCGGTCAGTCGGGTCTTAACTCCCGACACCGCAGGCCGATAGTTCATACGGCCCTGTGGGAGCGAGCCTGCTCGCGATAGCGATCTGTCATCCACCTCGAGGGTGTCTGACAGGCTTTCGCGAGCAGGCTCGCCCCACCGGGGATCTGTGTGAAGCCTGGAAACCGTGAAAACAAAAAAGACCGCGACGACATGTCAGAACCGACTCTGCTCAACAACGAAATCCGCGACTGGCTGATGGACTGCGGCCTGTTCGACCAACTGCAACCGGCGGACTTCGCCGCCGCCTCGGGTTACTTCAGCATCAGCACCGTGGCCGAGGGCCAGGCGATCTTTCGCGAAGGCGATGCCGGCAGCTTCATGTGCATCATCCACAGCGGCCAGGTGGCGGTGCAGAAGACCAACGGCGACGGCCAGACCGTGACCATGGCCACCCTGCGCGGCGGCCGGGCGTTCGGCGAGATGGCCGTGCTAGACGGCGAACGCCGCTCGGCCACCTGCGTGGCGGCGAGCGACTGCCAGTTGCTCAACCTGGGCAAGGACTCCCTGGAAAAGATGCTCAACGATGCGCCGAAGATCGCCGCCAAGATCATCCGCGCCCTCGCCGTCTCGCTCTCCAGGCGCCTGCGCATGGCCGACGGCCAACTCGCGGCGCAGCAGATCTAGCCGCCGGGGGACTTGCTCTTGGCTGGGGGCTGCTCCAGCCCCGGCAACGGCTGGTCCTTGGCCGGCGGGCTGGGCATTTCGATCGGCACCAGCGGCGGGCCGCCGCTGCCGGATCCGGTCTTGGGGATCGGCACCGGGCTGATCTGCGGGTACGGGGTCGGCGTCGCGGTGCCGGGCGAGCCGGGCTGACCGGCCGGCGCCACAGGAACCGACTGCTGGGCCTGGACCGCCGGGATCGAGATTGCGGCCATCGCAATGACCGCTAGAATGGTGCGCTTCATTCAGGGCTCCGTATTGGCCTGAGTCTGTGCACAGGCTACTCCCAACCGGATCCGGCTGCCTGTCCTTTCTTGCAGGATCCTGCGGGCCCTGGGCTAAACTCTGCTGTAACCGTCATTAGTCTTTTACCAAGGTGAACCCATGAGTTCGTCGACCCCGACCAACACCTCGAAACTGGACCGCATCCTCGCCGACAACCAGCGCGACAAGGAAATGGGCTACCGCGACAAGGCCCTGAAAATGTACCCGCACGTGTGCGGACGCTGCGCCCGGGAGTTCTCCGGCAAGCGCCTGAGCGAACTGACCGTGCACCACCGCGACCACAACCACGACAACAACCCGCAGGACGGCTCCAACTGGGAGCTGCTGTGCCTGTACTGCCACGACAACGAACATTCGCGCTACACCGACCAGCAGTACTTCGGCGAAGGCTCGCTGAGCACGCCGAAGATCGCCAAGGCCACGCACAACCCGTTTGCGGCGTTGGCCGGGATGATGAAGAAGGACGACTGACGCTCTTCGCCGGCCATCCGGGCCTCATCGCGGGAAGCCCGCGATGAGGCCGGAACAGGCACCGCAGATCCCGAGCCTGCCCCCGCCCCGCCAATCCCCGTATAATCGCCCTCTTTTTTCCGAAGGCACCCCGCTCGTGGCAGACAAACGGTACAGCTGCATTGGTTTGTTCAACCCCAAATCACCGGAGAACGTCGGTTCGGTGATGCGCGCCGCCGGCTGCTACGGCGTGGCGTCGGTGTTCTACACCGGCAAGCGCTATGAACGCGCCGCCGACTTCGTCACCGACACCAAGCGCGTGCACTACGACATCCCGCTGATCGGCATCGACGATCTGAAGAAGATCCTGCCGCTGGGCTGCGTGCCGGTCGCCGTGGAGCTGGTGGACGGTGCCCGCGCCCTGCCGGAGTACACCCACCCGGACCGCGCCCTGTACATCTTCGGCCCGGAGGACGGCTCGCTGGACAAGGAGATCCGCGACTGGTGCGAAGACGTCGTGTACATCCCCACCACCGGCTGCATGAACCTGGCCGCCACGGTCAACGTCGTGCTCTACGACCGCATGGCCAAGGGCCTGAACACCCGCTCCGGGCCGAAATTCCGCTGAAGCGTCGCCTTTGCGATGGAACAAGCCGACGGCCCGCGCAGTCAGCTTGAGTATCCCCACTCATTGCCCGGAGACAGATCATGAGCGAACTCAAACGCGTCGAACGCATCGAATCCACCCCGTTCCAGAGCCGTTCCGAACAGAACGTCCAGGGCTGGGAGCGCATCGGCTCGCTGGCCGGCGGCGTGCTGATGGTCGGCAAGGGCCTGCGCCGGGGCGGCGTGTTCGGCCTGATCCAGGTGGCCATCGGCGGCGTGGCCATGGCCCGCGGCCTCACCGGCCACAGCTCGGTGAAGAGCCTGCTGGAACAGAGCCGTCAGGACATGAACAACGTGCGGGCGAAGATCGAGCGGGCCGGCGAAGAGTTGCGTACCTTGAAGGCCAATGCCGAGGCCGCGACCCGCACGGCGACGGTGACCGGCAACGAGTCGGTGAAGTCCCCGAAGGCCGGGGTCTGACCCCACATCTGCATTGAGCCGAATGGCCCTATCGCCAGCAGGCTGGCTCCCATAGGGGAAAGGGTGGGAACCATCGCGGGCAAGCCCGCTCCCGCAGAGATGGCAGGTGTCCGCAGAATCGGTGCACGCCACCCAACCTGTGGGAGCCGGCCTGCCGGCGGTGGCGGCGCTACTTGAGCAAGGCGCTGTCGAGCACCCTGGACGACTCGCCGATCACGCCCTCGGCCAGTTGCACGAACGCCTGGGCATCCACCCGCCCCGCCTGCATCGCCCCGCGCAGCACATCGTCCAGCGAGCGCTTGTTGCGGGTCTTGAGGCGGATCTCGCGGTCCAGCTCCTGCATCAGCAGCACGGCCTTGGCCACCTGCGCCGGACTGGCCTGGGCGCCGCGCAACGTGGTGACGCCATGGCTGTCCGTGGCCAGCTTCGCCTGCCAGGCCTGATACCGGTCGTCGCTCATGCCGCCGGCGCGGCGCAGCAGTTCAACGGCGTAGAACTCGGCCAAGCCTTCGCTGATCCAGTCGTTGCGCTGCCCGTCGTTGATCCGGCCCAGCACTTGGGTCAATTCGCGCAGCACGGCGCTGGCGCCGCTTTCGCTGACCAGCGGCAGACGCGTGTTCAGGTAGACGGAGCCGTGGGCGCCCAGGCTGCCGCGCCACATCGGGTCGTTGGCGCCGACGATCAACAGCTTGCCGGGATGCCGGGGATACAGCGCCTGCACCTGCGGCCAGACGAACGTCAGCAACGTCAGCACATCCATGCGCCGCATGCCCTGGCCCTTGGGCGAGGCCACGGTGACTTCGGTTTCCCCCAGCCGTGCGCGGCGGCTGCCGAGGTGGCCGGCGAGCATCCAGCCGGTGGGGCGGTCGAACAGGCGCGTCGGGTTGTCGATGCGGAACTTGTTCCGGCCGATGCGCGGCCAGGCGGTTTCGATGCTGTTCCAGCCGTCGGGCAAGTCGAACTGCAGACGCGCGACCAGCTCGGTGCCGTCCTGCTGGTCGAGCCGGGCCGGCGGCACCAGCTCATCGCCGCGCAGCAGCGCCCAGGCCGGGGTCATCCGGGTGTCGAAGCTGCCGCTCTTGCGGCCGTGGCTGATGCGCACGCGGTAGGTCAGGCTGGCGCTGTCCGCCGCCGGGCGCCACACGCCGCGGGCCTGCTTGCCCGGGCTCAGTTGCCATTGGCCGTCGGCCTTGAAATCGCTGTAGCGGCTGCCGTCGCCAAGGTCGAAATCCAGACGGCGCACCGCTTCGCCCTTGGCGAGGGTCAGGCGCACTTCGGCTTGATCGCTCTGCGGCAACAGGCGCACGCGGTAATCCAGATCGACCTTGTTCGCCGCCCACGCCGGCGCGCTCAACACCAGCAGGCCCGCGGCCAGCACGCGACGCAATCCCGAAGCCATGCACACTCCCTTGTGAGTCTGTGAGGTTTATCCGGCGCGGAAAATCAGGTGATCTTCCCAGTCCTCTTCCGGCACGCTGCCTTCGGCGAGCATGCGCCCGGACTGGGAAATGCGCTCGTGGTGCACCGCGTCACGGTCGCCGCACACCAGGTGATGCCACAACGGCAGATCCTTGCCTTCGCTGACCAGGCGGTAGCCGCAGGTCGGCGGCAGCCATTTGAACTCGTCGGCCTTGCCCGGCGTGAGCTGGATGCAGTCCGGCACGAATTCGCGGCGGTTGGGGTAGTCGCTGCACTGGCAGGTCTTGAGGTCCAGCAGCTTGCAGGCGATGCGCGTGTAATAGACGCTGTTGTCCTCTTCGTCCTCAAGCTTCTGCAGGCAGCACAGGCCACAGCCGTCGCACAGCGACTCCCATTCCTGCGAATCGAGCTGATCGAGGGTTTTGCGTATCCAGAACGGTTCGACTTTGGCGGCCATGGCTCAAGCATCAACATCAGGTGGTGAAAAGGCCGCCAGTCTAGTGCCCAAGGCCCGGCGGACCAAGCGTCGGCGACTGCCGGTTGCGCCGGGCTTGTCAGTTCCCCCGGGGCCAAGTAGCTTTGCCTGTCGCAACAAGCCCCGCCCGGGTGCCATCAACGCTCGACCGCGTTGCCGTCCGGCGAACCGCACGGCCCAACGGAACCCCATCGGTCAGTCCGCCTGACCCCGCCGGGTTCCGGTTCGACTCTCTTACTCAAACGTAGCAAGGAATCTCTTGATGAGTGCCAACCCTCGCGTTGCCGATTACGCCATTCACCCGCAATTCACTGACCGCTGGTCGCCCCGCGCCTTCACCGGCGAAGCGATCCCGGAGGAAACCCTGCTGAGCTTCTTCGAAGCTGCGCGCTGGGCGCCGTCGGCCTACAACTCGCAGCCGTGGCGCTTTCTCTACGCCCGTCGCGACACGCCGAACTGGGAGCGTTACCTGGGCCTGCTCAACGAATTCAACCGCGCCTGGGCACAGCACGCCTCGGCCCTGGTGATCGTGATCTCCAAGACCACCTTCACCGCACCGGGCGCCGCCGAAGAGACCCCGGCGCTGTGGCACACCTTCGACACCGGTTCGGCCTGGGGCCACCTGGCGCTGCAGGCCAGCCTGAGCGGCTGGCACACCCACGGCATGGCCGGCTTCGACCAGGAACTGACTCGCAAGGAGCTGAACATTCCTGAAGGTTACGCGCTGCACGCCGCGGTCGCCGTCGGCAAGCTGGGCGACAAGGCTTCGCTGGCCGAATACCTGCAGGCCCGCGAAGTGCCGAGCCCGCGCCGTCCGCTGAGCGAGCTGGCCGCCGAGGGTGATTTCACCCTTTAAGGGATCGGCTTCCTCACTGACGCCATCGCCAGCAGGCCGGCTCCGACAGGGAAATGCGCACGACGCCAATCCCCTGCGGGAGCGAGCCTGCTCGCGATTGCACTGCGCCAGACACCTCAAAGGTGACTGACACGCTGCTGCCACGGGCAGGTCCGCCCCCCAGAGTGCCTATCGTTCATGGGCTTCAGTAGCCCCGGGCGAAGTCCACTTCTCCGCGCAGCGGCTCACCGGTCTCATAGGCCTTCAGGTTCTCCAAAAACAGCTGCACCATCATCGGCGGCGAAGTCGGCGCCGAGCTGTGCCCGGTCAGCAGCAGGCCCCAGGCGGTCCAGAACGGATGCCGCTGCGGCAACGGTTCCTGACGGCAGACGTCGATCACCGCGCCAGCCAGATGCCCTTCCTTCAAGGCCTCCACCAGGTCCGCATCGACCACCGCCACACCGCGACCGGCGTTGATGAACAGCCCCGTCGGCTTGAATTGCCGGAACAGCGCCGCATCGTAGATGTCGTGGGTCTGCGGGGTGTTCGGCAACAGGTTGACCACGTAATCCACCTCACCGACCAGGCGCGGCAGATCGGCCATCGAACCGACCTCGACGAACGGCGCCTGCTCCCGGGCGCTGCTGGCGATGCCGTACAGCTCGACCCCGAACGGCCGCAGGAACTGCGCCACGCTCTGGCCGATGTCGCCGGTGCCGACGATCAGCACCTTGCGCCCCACCAGGCTCTGGCCGGTGCGGTTGTCCCATTTGCGCTCGACCTGGCTCACCAGCCGCGCCAGCACTTCGCGCTCGTGGCCGAGCATGTAGGTCAGCACGTACTCGGCCATCACCTGGCCGAAGATGCCCACGGCCCGGGTCAGGCGGTAATCGCGGTACAGGCCGTCGGCCAGCAGCGGCGTGATGCCGGCCCAGGTCGATTGCAGCCACTGCGGCCGGTGGCCCTGGCGCAGCAGGGTCGCCAGCAGGTCCGGCTGGCCCAGCCACACCGGGCATTCGACGGCCTGGCGGGCGAGTTCGGCGGAGTCGCCGCTGGTCAGCACTTCAAGCTCAGGCGCCGCCTGACGCAACAGTCGGGCATATACCGCGTGGTCGTGTTCGGCAATCAGAACGCGCATGTTAAAACCTTTCGCAAACCGTGCGACGGCCGCCCGCTTCGTGGCAGCCATCGCCGTAAAAATCAGTTCCAGGGAAATCCGGGGCCCAGGACAGGGCCCCGCGGATCAGACCGGATCGTTGCGTCGCAGCAACTCTTCGGGCAGGTGTTCGATGTATTCGTCCTCGGCCGGCGGCATCTGCAGGTGATAGCCCTGCTTGTCGAGGTTTTCCAGCACCACGGCGATGTCCTCGCGCGCCAGCTTGCGCTCGGGGGTCAGCACCAGGTCAAAGGCGTGCTGCGGCTTGCCGAAAGCGGCCAGCAGCGGCTCCGGCACACGCTCCAGCGCATCGCTCTTGAGCACGTACAGGTACATTTCGTTTTTCTTCGGGCTGCGGTAGATCGAGCAAATCTGTTTCAAGGCTGTTCTCCGGCGGCGGCCAGGCTGTCGAGCAGCTGCTGGCCCATCAGTTCGCGGCGCCAGCCACGCAGCGAATCTGGCAGTTGGTAAGGCCCCTCGGGGAAGCCGCTCTTGACCAGCGCTTCGAGGGTTTTCTTGCGCAGCATCAGTTCCGGCGCGATCTCCAGACGCTCCGCCTCGGCCTGGCCGATGGCGCGCAGCCGCTTGATCAGCGCAGCGGCCTCGATCGGCAGCGGTTCGGGGATCGCCGGCGGCCACTGGTCAGGGGACACACTGCCAGAGCGCTTGATCAGATCAAGCAGAAACTCGCCGTCCTGACGCACGGTGCGCGGATGCATGTCTTCGATCTTTGCCAACGCGCCGAGGCTGTCCGGTTGCGTGCGGGCCAGCGGCCACAGCGACTGCTCGCGCACGATGCGGTTGCGCGGCAGGTTGCGCGCCCGGGCCTCGCGTTCGCGCCAGGCGCACAGTTCGCGCAGCACGGCCAATTGGGCGCGGGACAGTTTCCACGCCAGCTTGGCGTCGCGGTACACCTCGTAGGGGTCGGTTTCGCGGCGCAGGTTGGCGACCAGTTCCGCACCGTCCTCCAGCACCCAGGCGCAGCGCTCGTCCGACAGCTTCGGGCGCAGCTTCACGAACACTTCGGCCAGGTGCACGGCATCTTCGGCGGCGTAGCTGACCTGGGTGTCGGACAACGGCCGCTGCAACCAGTCGGAGCGGGTCTCGCCCTTGGGCAGTTCGATGCCGAGCACTTCCTGCACCAGCCGCGAATAGCCCATGGAGAACCCCAGGTTCAGGTAGGCGGCGGCCAGTTGGGTGTCGAACAGCGGCGCCGGCAGGCTGCCGGTCAGGCGCAGGAGCACTTCGAGGTCTTCGCTGCACGCGTGCAGCACCTTGACCACCGCTGTGTTCTCCAGCAGCGCGGCCAGCGGTTGCCAGGCGTCGATGGTCAGCGGGTCGATCAGGTAGGCGCGCTGGCCGTCGCCGACCTGCAGCAGGCCGGCGATCGGGTAAAAGGTATCGACCCGCATGAATTCGGTGTCGAGGGCCACGAAGGGCAACTGCTGCCACTCGGCGCACAGGCGCGCCAGGCTATCGTTGTCGCGAATCCAGTGAATATCGATGGCCACACGGCTCTCCCTTGAAGAATGGCGCGCAGTATATATCGCCGCCGGCGCTTTCCGCGCCTCTGCAGGGCAGGTGGTTTGATGAAATCTCCTGCTTGAGAGCAAGAATAGTCTGACAGGACGTGTCTGAAGTCTCAGTCCTTGGCCAGCACCCCGTCGATCACCGCGCCGCGGCATCCGGCGAACAGGTCCAGGTCATGCCGGTAGACATTGCTCTGCACTTCCAGCAGGCCGAGCATCGAGTGGAACAGGTTGTCCTGACTCAGGGGCTTGTCGCGGCTCAATTGCAGGCAATGGGTGTCGACCGAGTAGGCCTTCTGGTAGCTGTCGGAGAACCAGGCCAGCATCGCCA from Pseudomonas ekonensis encodes the following:
- a CDS encoding class II glutamine amidotransferase, which gives rise to MCELLGMSANVPTDIVFSFTGLMQRGGRTGPHRDGWGIAFYEGRGLRLFQDPAASCESEVANLVQRYPIKSEVVIGHIRQANVGKVCLSNTHPFVRELWGRNWCFAHNGQLADFAPAQSFYRPVGDTDSEAAFCDLLNRVRAAFPEPVDIEVLLPDLVAACAEYRGKGVFNCLLSDGDWLFCYCSTKLAQITRRAPFGPARLKDVDVIVDFQAETTPNDVVTVIATEPLTENETWTRYEPGQWSLWRRGECVSQGKTE
- a CDS encoding MFS transporter, whose amino-acid sequence is MDTMTENDYLIAWGLYAFAALGCLLVWMRMTRWMWRWLREPLRLLVAVLLFAPTIIDPVKEKYAPAVAITALDLLFKVGNNAWRAISELLMYGMIAFGIYLIFVLIRFPIERASNARKEQAEAARAAARAEDERDAGQPFGGAGDDRYGRPPLPGNPQRMRVEPRL
- a CDS encoding S9 family peptidase is translated as MPASANAPSAPIARKAPGADPYAWLQERDTDAVLDYLKAENAYQQAQTADQEGLRETLFEEIKGRILETDLSLPSPWGPYLYYTRTTAGDEYARHYRCPRPADGSLTLDESREQLLLDPNALANGGFFSLGAFSVSPDHQRLAYSVDASGDEVYTLFVKELSNGKVSELAFEDCDGSMTWANDSLTLFFGVLDDTHRPHRLMRYRLDGTAAEEVFHEPDGRFFLHCYRSSSEQQLLLSLGSKTTSEVWALDANRPQEAFTCLAPRVEDHEYDVDHGKLDGQWTWFIRTNRDGINFALYHAPDTGHAPTVADWQNLIPHSDTVMLDGLSLNAGALTLSLREGGLPVIEVRPQGLAPYRVQLPDAAYSLYVQNSLEFDSDRIRLRYEALNRPAQVRQLILASGEQAVLKQTPVLGPFDADAYISQRLWATAPDGTQVPISLVVKREKLGQPVPLYLYGYGAYGSSLDPWFSHARLSLLDRGMAFAIAHVRGGGELGEAWYRAGKQEHKHNTFSDFIACAEHLIAEGFTTSPQLAISGGSAGGLLIGAVLNQRPDLFGAAIAEVPFVDVLNTMLDPELPLTVTEYDEWGNPEEPDVYTRIKAYAPYENVTAQAYPATLVIAGYNDSRVQYWEAAKWVAKLRATKTDDNPLLLKTELGAGHGGMSGRYQGLRDAALEYAFVFKVLGIA
- a CDS encoding cyclic nucleotide-binding domain-containing protein, which codes for MSEPTLLNNEIRDWLMDCGLFDQLQPADFAAASGYFSISTVAEGQAIFREGDAGSFMCIIHSGQVAVQKTNGDGQTVTMATLRGGRAFGEMAVLDGERRSATCVAASDCQLLNLGKDSLEKMLNDAPKIAAKIIRALAVSLSRRLRMADGQLAAQQI
- a CDS encoding YajD family HNH nuclease gives rise to the protein MSSSTPTNTSKLDRILADNQRDKEMGYRDKALKMYPHVCGRCAREFSGKRLSELTVHHRDHNHDNNPQDGSNWELLCLYCHDNEHSRYTDQQYFGEGSLSTPKIAKATHNPFAALAGMMKKDD
- a CDS encoding RNA methyltransferase; this translates as MADKRYSCIGLFNPKSPENVGSVMRAAGCYGVASVFYTGKRYERAADFVTDTKRVHYDIPLIGIDDLKKILPLGCVPVAVELVDGARALPEYTHPDRALYIFGPEDGSLDKEIRDWCEDVVYIPTTGCMNLAATVNVVLYDRMAKGLNTRSGPKFR
- a CDS encoding YgaP family membrane protein; translation: MSELKRVERIESTPFQSRSEQNVQGWERIGSLAGGVLMVGKGLRRGGVFGLIQVAIGGVAMARGLTGHSSVKSLLEQSRQDMNNVRAKIERAGEELRTLKANAEAATRTATVTGNESVKSPKAGV
- a CDS encoding YcgN family cysteine cluster protein codes for the protein MAAKVEPFWIRKTLDQLDSQEWESLCDGCGLCCLQKLEDEEDNSVYYTRIACKLLDLKTCQCSDYPNRREFVPDCIQLTPGKADEFKWLPPTCGYRLVSEGKDLPLWHHLVCGDRDAVHHERISQSGRMLAEGSVPEEDWEDHLIFRAG
- a CDS encoding nitroreductase family protein: MSANPRVADYAIHPQFTDRWSPRAFTGEAIPEETLLSFFEAARWAPSAYNSQPWRFLYARRDTPNWERYLGLLNEFNRAWAQHASALVIVISKTTFTAPGAAEETPALWHTFDTGSAWGHLALQASLSGWHTHGMAGFDQELTRKELNIPEGYALHAAVAVGKLGDKASLAEYLQAREVPSPRRPLSELAAEGDFTL
- a CDS encoding D-2-hydroxyacid dehydrogenase → MRVLIAEHDHAVYARLLRQAAPELEVLTSGDSAELARQAVECPVWLGQPDLLATLLRQGHRPQWLQSTWAGITPLLADGLYRDYRLTRAVGIFGQVMAEYVLTYMLGHEREVLARLVSQVERKWDNRTGQSLVGRKVLIVGTGDIGQSVAQFLRPFGVELYGIASSAREQAPFVEVGSMADLPRLVGEVDYVVNLLPNTPQTHDIYDAALFRQFKPTGLFINAGRGVAVVDADLVEALKEGHLAGAVIDVCRQEPLPQRHPFWTAWGLLLTGHSSAPTSPPMMVQLFLENLKAYETGEPLRGEVDFARGY
- a CDS encoding YcgL domain-containing protein; the encoded protein is MKQICSIYRSPKKNEMYLYVLKSDALERVPEPLLAAFGKPQHAFDLVLTPERKLAREDIAVVLENLDKQGYHLQMPPAEDEYIEHLPEELLRRNDPV
- the rnd gene encoding ribonuclease D; protein product: MAIDIHWIRDNDSLARLCAEWQQLPFVALDTEFMRVDTFYPIAGLLQVGDGQRAYLIDPLTIDAWQPLAALLENTAVVKVLHACSEDLEVLLRLTGSLPAPLFDTQLAAAYLNLGFSMGYSRLVQEVLGIELPKGETRSDWLQRPLSDTQVSYAAEDAVHLAEVFVKLRPKLSDERCAWVLEDGAELVANLRRETDPYEVYRDAKLAWKLSRAQLAVLRELCAWREREARARNLPRNRIVREQSLWPLARTQPDSLGALAKIEDMHPRTVRQDGEFLLDLIKRSGSVSPDQWPPAIPEPLPIEAAALIKRLRAIGQAEAERLEIAPELMLRKKTLEALVKSGFPEGPYQLPDSLRGWRRELMGQQLLDSLAAAGEQP